AGGATTTTCCCAAAACAACTGAAAGAACAACTGAGGAAGTGACTGAAATATCACAACTTACTGAAATATTATACCCATTTTAACAACCGAAATTTCACTGGCCTGTACTAAACCGGGACAGGGAGTCTGATTCATAGTGGAAAACAAACAAAATCACCACCCTGCCAAAGCCTTAAAATCGACACAATCCACAAGGCCAGCATTTTCAATTCTAGTCCCCAACCCGTAATGTAGCAAGATAAGCCTTTGAACGGTTACTCTATTTAGATGAAGACTGGGATGTCACCAGTCGGTAACATTCTATTTCTTTAGGCTTCTCGCAGTACAGAAACAGTACCATTTCCATGCATCATTTACTGACCGCCGGAGCACAACGGGCTTTAATTCAGGCAGAAAGGATTGCCAGCAGTTCAGCTGAGGCGGAACCGGCACTCGCCCCTCTGCTGGCTGCGCTGGCTCTGGAAGAATCGCGGGCTGCTGAAATCATGTTGGCGCATCAGGTTGACCTGGCCTTGATATTACAGGAATTCCAGTTGCCACTGCCTCAGGATCCAGCCATATCCCCCCTGGACTCACCAGATCAACCACTGGAAATGTCTCAGGCATTGCAACAATATCCTGATTTTAGAGAGGTGTTAAATCACGCGATGCAGCAGGCGAGCCGCTCGGACATCCCTACTGAAATCGGGAGTGAGCATCTGCTGTGGGGCCTGCTGGCATCTGCGGGACAAGAATCTGAATGGCTCCACAGGAAAGGATGCCTTTCAGCAGAAAAGCTGGATGAGTCGATCAATGATGTTTTTCGACAGACAGCCGAACCGATCAATGTCGATTTTGCTCTGCGAACGGTTGCTGCTACAACCGGGGATCAGACAAACACACTGCGAACGATTGATGCCGCCGCCAATCGCCTGCGGGAAGGTTTACGAGTCATCGAGGATTTCCTCCGCTTTTCTCTGGATGATGCTCATTTAATGAGTCTGCTGAAATCGACGCGGCATCAGCTGACAGACGCCCTCAGGTTTATCGGCACTGACGCTTTGATTTCCAGCCGTGATACTCTCAACGATGTCGGTACTTCAGTCAGCACGACATCCGAATTCGATCGTTCTTCGCTGGAACATCTACTGCAGGCCAATCTGAAACGGGTTCAGGAAGCAGCGCGAACCCTGGAAGAATTCAGCAAACTGATTTCGTCGGAAGCGGCTGCTATTTTTAAACAGATGCGTTATGCCAGTTATACGCTGGAAAAAACCATCTTGACCTGCATCGCCAGCCAACGCAGACTGGAAAACAGTCGGCTCTATCTGCTGGTTTCGGAAAGCCTGTGTCATCATGGCGCGGGTCCGGCGATTCGAGAGTCACTGGCTGCGGGTGTGGATCTCGTCCAGATTCGTGAAAAATCAATGACTGACCGCAAGTTAATGGTACATGGAAAACGTGTACGGGAATGGACCCGCGAAGCAGGGGCGATGTTGATTATGAATGACCGCCCGGATCTGGCCATCGCCATTGATGCAGATGGCGTGCACGTCGGTCAGGACGAATTGCCCGTGCGGGAAGTACGTCAGATTGTAGGCCCCCGGAGACTGATTGGTGTCTCGACCCATAATATAGAACAGGCGCGACAGGCGGTGCTGGACGGTGCTGATTACATTGGAGTCGGCCCCACGTTTCCGACTGCCACCAAGAATTTTGCCGAACATGAATACGCGGGACTGGATTTCGTCAAGCAGGTCGCCGCTGAAATCACGTTGCCCTGGTTTGCTATCGGAGGCATCCAGGCCGATAATCTAAAGCAGGTGCTGGAAGCAGGTGCAACCCGAGTCGCGGTGAGCAGTGTTATTTGCAGCCACGAGCAGCCGGGGCAGATCACCCGCGAATTACTGGAACCGTTCTCGAACTGATCTGATTGGATCAATAGAAAACCCGAAACTCTTTATGTCAGTTAATACTTTACAACCTGTTTCTCTGGGCCCCTATCAGTTGGAGTCTCCCCTGTATCAAGCGGCACTTAGCGGATACAGCGATTATCCCATGCGCGTCATCGCCTCCCGACTCGGCGCTGCTTACACACTTTGTGAAGTGATGATTGATCGCATGATCATTCAATCCAAACAGGGGAAACAACATTCGATGATGTACTGTCATCGGGATGAATTTCCCGTCGGTGGTCAGCTGATGGGATCCGAGCCGGAAGAATTTGGACCGGCTGCCCGCAGGCTGGTCGATGCGGGTTTTCATGTGATCGACATCAACTTCGGATGCCCGGTCAAAAAAGTAATGAGTCGCTGTCGTGGAGGATATCATTTAAGCCAGCCAGAAGTTGCGCTGGATATCGTTTCCCGTGTACGGGATAGCGTACCTGCAGAGATACCAGTCACTTTAAAAATGCGAAGAGGTATCGATGACACCAGTGAATCAGCAGACAATTTCTTTGAGATCTTCGATGGCGCTTATGCACGGGGGCTGTCTGCCATTACCGTACACGGGCGTACCGTCCATCAGAAGTATGTTGGACCGAGTAACTGGGAGTTTCTCAAACGGGTCAAACAACATGCGGGTGAGAAAACCGTAATTGGGAGTGGAGACCTGTTTTCGCCGCAGTCCTGTCTGGACATGTTGCGAGTGACGGGTGTGGATGGTGTTTCGATAGCGCGCGGCGCGATTGGTAACCCGTGGATCTTTCAACAGACGGCAGACCTGCTGCAGGGCAAATCGATCTCCCCTCCCGATGTCAGGGAGCAGCGTGAAGTCATTGCCGCGCATTTTGAACTGGCGCTTGAGTTTTACGGTGAGAAAAAAGTCTGCAATACCATGCGGAAGTTCGGTATTTTCTATTCCGAGCTGCATCCACAACAGACTGAAGTCAAGAAAGCCTTTATCGCTGTTAAATCAGCTGCGAACTGGTTAAATGTACTTGATCAGTGGTATGCTGAAAATGCACCGGGTCGCTTCCCGCCGGTCGAAAAGCCCAATCCGCTCTCGCTGGAAACGCCAACTGTTTGATCAGACTGCACCGAATCCCACGGGCCAACTACAACGACTCTGACGGTTATTCTACCTGTCTGGCAACACGCTTGAATCAAGCCCCCGAACATTCGAGAATAGAGGGGTTTCACTCAATTTTTTTTTGACTGCTGCTTTTCACAACCTAGAGGTGGTCCGAAAACCGTTTAATAATGGTGAACAGGCAGGCCAGCTTTACAAAGCCTGTGTAAAGGTGATTGTGGTACTCCCATCGTGTCACCACTCGCCGATAATTATGTAACCAGGAGATCGTCCTCTCAACAATCCAACGTCGCTTGTAACGTCGGAGCTTGCGACCATCTTGGCTTTTCTGCTTTCGGTTTTTGATGTCCCGGTGGGGACAAATAAAATCGATATTCTGCTCAGCCAAACAGTCTCGCAATTTTTGTGAATCTCCCGCTTTATCGTAAATCAATCGCTGAGGATGTCGTTTTTTCAATGTCATTTTTGCAATCAACGGTTCGACCAGAATTGCTTCATTACGGTTGGCTGATTCCGTCTCGACTGCTAGGGGAATCCCCTGGGCGTCCACGCAAATCATAATCTTAGTTCCTTTGCCACGGCGTGTCGGTCCAACCTGTTTACCCCTTTTTTTGCCGAAGCAAATGTGCCATCGGCAAAGGTTTCTGTCAGGTCTAATATCTCCGATTCTTCCAAGGCTCTCAATAATCGTTCTAATGCTTGATCGAACAGACCTGACTCCGACCATTCCTTCAAACGGTCGTGACAGGTCGATTTTGGAGGATACCTCTCTGGTAAATCTTTCCAGCGGGCTCCTGTCCGAAGTATCCACATTATACCATTGAAACAGGCTCTGGGTTTTGCTTTGGGACGTCCACCCTGGGGCGCCGGAGGTTCCCAAGGGAATAAATCCTCAATTAAACTCCATTGTTTATCGGTTAATTCTACAGTTGGGTCCGTCCTGGATCCCGTGTCGACGAGCCGGCTTAGCTCTGTACGGGATCGTGTGGGCATGATAAAGCCTCCTTTCAGAGAGCAGAATCATGCAAATCTCAGGCCAGACTGTTCACCCTTTTCTTAGTTTTCGGATACCCTCTAGAGTTAGGCAGCGTATGTTTCAAAAAATCAACCAGTCGATTTTTGCGTTTCTCGGCTGGATAGCGACCCTGACAGGCTTTTCGTCTCATGTCTCATGAGTTAACCACAAATACCATCTGGGTACTGACGTGTACCAGCCTCGTTTTTCTGATGCAGGCTGGTTTCTGTTGCCTGGAATCCGGCCTCTCTCGGTCCAAAAACAGCATCAATGTGGCCACGAAAAACATCGTGGATTTCTTCATTGGTGTCTTTATTTTCTGGCTGTTCGGCTTTGGCTTAATGTTCGGGCAGTCTTATGGCGGCTGGATTGGCACAACTCAGTTTGCTTTTGAAGACACAAGTAATGCGCATTGGCCAACCGTTGTATTCCTATTTCAGCTGGTATTCTGCAGTACCGCGATGACTATTTCTTCGGGTGCTGTGGCAGAACGAATGCGGTTTCGCGCCTACCTGCTGCTGGCCGTTGGAATCGGTGCCTTCGCCTATCCTCTGTTTGGTCACTGGGCATGGGCTCGGGATGCAGCAGGGGCTCCTGCGGGCTGGCTCGGAAAACTGGGGTTTCTCGATTTTGCCGGTTCCAGTGTTGTACACTCTGTCGGTGCCTGGTCTGCTCTGGCAGCGGTCCTGATTCTGGGTCCACGAACAGGTCGTTTCTCTGGAAATAAAAACAAACAACCTTTCTCATCCAGCAACCTGCCCATGGCGGCTCTGGGATTTTTAATTCTCTGGTTTGGATGGTTCGGATTTAACGGAGGCAGCACACTCGCCTTAAACGGGGAGGTGCCTTCGATTATTTTAAATACCATCCTCGCCGGTATCTCGGGTGGGATGTGCGCTTTACTCTGGGAATTAATTGTCTCAAAACAGATTTCCGTTGAAAAAGTCTTTAATGGCTCACTGGCTGGACTTGTTGCCATCACAGCCTCCTGCAATGCCGTCAATTACCCCAGCGCCATTCTCATAGGCTTTATCGCTGGCATTGTGATGCTGACCTCGCTTTCGCTCCTGGAAAATCGTTTTAAAATCGATGATGTCGTCGGAGCGATTCCCGTACACGGTTTTGCCGGTGCGTGGGGGACGCTCGCGGTTGCATTATTTGCTGATACAAGCCTGTTTCAAAGTGGCGCTTCACGCGCCTCTCAATTAGGAACTCAGGCTCTGGGAGTGGGGGTCTGTTTCGTCTGGAGTTTCGGCAGCATCTGGCTTTTCATGAAACTGGTGAATTGTTTCATGTCGATCCGTGTTACCGCATCGGATGAAAAAATCGGACTGAATGTTGCCGAACATGGGGCTTCCACGGAATTGCACAGTCTGCTGGAAACCATGATTGCTCATGAAAAGGGAAACAATCAGTCACGGGCGGATGTCGACAATTTCACCGAAGCAGGAATCGTCGGCTATCAATACAACCGGGTACTGGACGCACAGGAAATTCTTCTGTCAAATGTCAAAGACCGTGAAGTTCGTTACCGATCGATCATGGATAATGTCATGGATGCGATTATCACGATTGATCTTGAGGGTAAGATTGAAGAATTCAATCGGGGAGCCGAGTATCTGTTTGGCTACCATAACCACGAAGCAATCGGACAAGGCATCGATCTCCTGATCCCTCCCCTGCATCAGAAAATTCAACATGAGTATTCGAGTGGCGAGTTGAATCCACAACTGGTACGCGCCATCGGTTCGCGTCAGGAAATTGTTGCCCAGCGCAACGACGGGTCTACCTTTCCCGCTGAACTGGCTGTCAGTTCTGTCATCCTGGCAGACCGCGAAATATTTACCGGTATTATTCAGGATATCAGCGAGCGCAAAGATTACGAACGATCATTAAACGAAGCCCGCAAACGGGCAGAAGCAGCCAGTGAAGCCAAAAGTGAATTCCTGGCCAATATGAGCCACGAGATCCGCACCCCCATGACGGCGATTTTGGGATTCACTGATATCCTGCTGAACAATCTGAAAAAACAGGAAGATATTGAATCTGCGAACATCGTGAAACGGAATGGAGAATATCTGATCGGCGTGATCAACGATATTCTTGATCTGTCTAAAATCGAAGCACGCAAAGTCGAACTGGAACAGGTACGCGTCAATACCATTGAATTGATCCGCGACATCGCCGCTTTAATGCAGATTAAAGCTGACCTGAAAGGGCTTAAATTAGTTGTCTCTTTTGAAAATCCGATCCCCGAAACCATCGTGACAGACCCGACCCGACTGAGACAGATTCTGATTAATCTCCTGGGAAATGCCATTAAGTTTACTGAAAACGGATACGTTGAACTACGAACCAGAACCATCAACCTGCAAGATGAATTTTCCCAGTTACAGTTTGATGTGATTGATACCGGGATCGGGATTTCTGAAACGGCACTCGCGCAGATATATCATCCATTCACTCAGGCAGATAATTCAACAACCCGAAAATATGGCGGTACAGGTCTGGGACTGGCAATTTCCAAACGACTCGTGGAAATGCTGGGAGGGCGTATTCATGTCACCAGTTCAATAGGATCGGGAAGCACTTTCACCATCTCCGTCAACACGGGAACACTGGAGGGTGTGCGACTCCGCCAAATAGATGAAATTTCCATCAAGAGTGCTGCGACTGAATGCAATCAGGAAATATCAGACAACATTAACAATACGATTTCGTCCAGCCGCGTTCTGGTCGTTGAAGATGGGCTGGACAATCAACGACTGATTTCATTTCTGTTGAAAAAGGAAGGGATGCACGTCGATCTGGCAGATAACGGGCAGTTGGGTTACGAGAAAACCATGGCTGCTCTTGAGTCGGGGGAGCCTTATGATTTTGTCCTGATGGACATGCAGATGCCTGTCATGGATGGTTATACTGCCACCAGCAAACTGAGAAAAGCGGGTTATACCGGCCCCATCATTGCCTTGACGGCTCATGCGATGAAAAATGATATGGATAAATGCCTGAGTGCCGGCTGCAATGCTTATGCCACCAAGCCGGTTGACAAACGGAAGCTACTGGAAACCATAGCCCGCCTTTCTGCGCCAGCAGGCCCTGCCGAGCCGACATCGGAAGCAGCAAATTCTGACAGTTAAACCGACCTCAGGACCAGAACTGTCGATCAAGAGTGCGGTAATTGATGGCTTCGCTGATGTGCGCCGCAGTGATCTGATCGGAATGATCCAGGTCTGCAATGGTCCGGCTAATACGCAATATTTTATCATGCGCCCGAGCGGAGAGACCCATTTCTTCCATCGCGGATTTGAGAAGTCCTTCCGCGTCCGTCGCCAGTTGGGTGTGCTTTCTTAACTGTCGGGGCGTCATGCGCCCATTATGCGAGGTCGGCTCATTCGCAAACCGTTGTGCCTGAATCTCGCGAGCATCCAGTACCTGTTCGCGCATGGTCGCACTATTGGTTCCCGTTGACTGGTTGGAAAGTTCTCGAAATGGAACCGGGGGCACTTCAATATGAATGTCAATTCGATCGAGTAAGGGACCACTGATCTTGGAAAGATAGCGTTCAATCTGCATGGGATTACAGGAACACTTCCGGCGCGGATCAGACAGATAGCCGCAGGGACAGGGATTCATGGCGGATATCAACATCACATTCGCCGGGAACGTCACACTGCCGATCGCCCGCGAGATCGTCACTTCTCCCCCTTCTAACGGCTGTCGCAAGACTTCCAGTGTCCGCCGATTGAACTCAGGTAACTCATCCAGAAACAGTAAGCCATTATGCGCCAGGCTGATTTCACCGGGCGCAGGCGTCGACCCTCCTCCTACCAGTCCTGCTTCACTGATGGTATGATGGGGCGTACGAAACTGGCGGAGCATCACCAGCGACTGATTGCTGGGGAGCCGCCCCATTGCACTGTAAATGCGTGTTGTCTCCAGACTCTCTTCTTGAGAAAGTCGCGGCAGAATGGTACTGATCCGCGAAGCCAGCAGCGTCTTTCCCGTTCCAGGCGACCCAATCATCAATAAATGATGCATGCCGGCGGCAGCGACAGTGATCGCCCGCTTCGCGTATTCCTGTCCTTTCACATCACTATAGTCGATATCGTAGCGACCATGCTCTTCCAGGGCATTTTCCCAGCAGAATTCAACCGCTTCGATTGGCAGATTGCCTGTATAAAAGCCGACCGCTTCCGCCAGTGTGCCGACCGCGAAGACATCCAGACCGTCCACGACGGCTGCTTCTTCTGCATTCTGAACGGGAACCAGCAAACCCTGTTTGCCCTGCTCACGCGCCGAGAGCGCCATTGAGAGTGCGCCGCGCACTGGACGAATTGTGCCATCCAATGCCAGTTCACCCACTGCAGCGTAATCCTGAAAGCGATCTGAAGCCAACTGCCCGCTGGCTGTCAACAGCCCCAACGCGATGGGCAGATCAAATGAAGCGGCGTCTTTGGGAAGGTCGGCAGGAGAAAGATTGATGACGATACGATCAATGGGGCGATTGTAGCCGCTGTTGACCAGAGCCCGCTCAATCCGATGTGTACTCTCTTTGACGGCTGCTTCTGCCAGACCAACCAGAATTGTCTTAGGCATCGCCCCGGGAGAGATATCGACTTCCACTTCCACAGGCTTGGCATCGATGCCAAACAGCGAGTAGGTATAAAGCTTGGCCAGCATGATGATCTTCTTCAGTTAAACCGACGTCGTGTTTGTCCAGTATCCGGTTGATCTCATCCATGCTAACTCGAAGCAGAACAACAGTCCACATGCCGAGGACCTTACAATTTAATTTTGAGCCCAAAAATTTGCACAAAAGTAGAAGAAATCCTCTCCAGAGCGGTGTTTTTTGATTGAATGGCTTTTTTTCAGGAAAGCGTTCGACTAGAATACCCGACCCGATACCGATATATTCTGCAGACCTCATCAGTCAACGTATGGTCTCGATAAGCAATATCTGAAGACCCTAAAGGATAAAGTCATGGCTAAAACACAGCGTAAACTGAAAAAAGCAAATCACGGTCGCCGTCCTGCCAGTGCCAAAGCACGCAAAGCAAAACGCAAGCACATCAAGTTCTAGAGCGAATCACATTTCACTATAGCGTCTTTCACTCTAATCTACTCGGTTCAAACGGACCTGGAGACGCTACAGTAAAACTGGATACAGTTTAAGCTGATGTGGTAGCTGACCTGAGAAGAATAAAACCTCGTCCTGTGATGATCAGGCGAGGTTTTTTGCTGCGCGGTTTCGTTTTCACTTAATTCAGTCCCAGCCCTGTGAAATCAACATCTTGAATCTGAGCAGTTTTGATGGCGTCTTTCAGTTTACCAACCACGAAGTGCTTGTGGTTCGCGACTGACTGTTCTGTGAGCTGCAGTTGCAGTGCGACTTCTTTATTTGCTTTTCCTGAAACAAAGAGCTGTTCGATACACTGCAGTCGCTCGAACTCGCCGTTCTTAATCCAGGAATCAATCAGCGTCTGCAGACTTATACAGATGATCTGCTCTTCCTTGGATTTGCGTTCCTTGCTGCGTGCCAGGCTGGATGCCACCCGCGTATGTCCGGCTGGTTCACGATGATTTACCCGCGCGCCATTTTCATCCGGGAACAGGGGGATCGTCGGGCGTCGTCCCTGCTTGCGTAATAAGTCGGTCAGCTTATGAGAGGCGATGGCAAACAGAAATGATTCTAACGGCGTCCCGGGATCGTAATTGGGCAGGCTGATCAGAAATCCCAAGAATGTTTCCTGAACCACATCTTCGCTGCTTGAGAGATTCCGTAAGCGGCTGTTGACAAATGCCAGCAACCGACCTTCATATCGGGCGATCAGTTCGGACCAGGCTTCCGAATCACCGGCTTTGATTTGTGAGACCAGCAGCTGGTCGGCTTCGTCGATCGGCATAAGTCCATCACAGACTGATTAGAAGAAGAATTAGTGAGACGACTGGATTGTAGCCTGATCCGACTCGGTTCTCAAATAGACGGCGACTCCCACACACACCAATGTGATCAGACCAAAAACACCGCCCAGCCAGAGGCTACGCTCATTCCCAATGTTCTGCTTCCATCTGGTTAGAAACTGATGTCTCACCACAGGCGTGTTTTCAATTTCCACATACGCCCGGAACATATTCTGCTTGAAAGATTCTCCTGACTTCAACACATCACCAAAATCATGTTCTACAGTCTGGAAGTAAGGACGGCGGTAGGCAGTCTGTCGAAACAGGTCCGAGTTCAGTTCCCACACATTGCTTTTCAACCAGGGTTCTCGCATCATGAGATTGGTCTGCATCTGCTGCCTTGCTTTCGACAAAGCATCCTGAAGTGCTTCCTCGCGGGTCGCAAACAGCCCGGACTGAAACACCGGGCGGCTGTTGTTGATCAAATTATTTTCCTGTAGCACCGCTGATTTGACTCCCTCAACCACCCATTCCGGTAATTCAGCATCCATCTGTTGCGAAGCAGTGACCTTTAATTCCAGGTGATCCATTTTTTGAGAAGCAAAAGGCTTGGGGGCCACGAGAGGCTGATTCTCGGCAATTCGCTCCTGTCCCACAGCCCGAGGGAATTCGGCTTGAATGCCTTTCATTTTCGGTTCAAGACGGACAGGATACTCAACGTCCTGCGGCGAGACTGCGGTTGCTTCCTGGACAATTCGCGTTGCTGACGTAGAACCTAACCTAGCATAATAGATACCGAGAAGTGCCAGAAAAAAGAACCCCATTACTGCCAGTCCGCCCAGGGTTAAGAGCAGCGAAACTTTCTGCTGAGAGAGATAACGAACAACAGCTACTACCACCAGAATGATAACCGGGACCACAACCACTAAAATTAACAGTTCGATTACTCCTATCATCATCGTGTCCCCCCTTTCATTTCAATATAGCGTTGTTCGGGTGGTATCCAGCTGGCAGAGAGCTGCACGACACTGGAAATAATGGCTGCCCAGCACAAAGCCGGGATCATCGGAAACGCCCAGATGGCTGTAATGATATATGCGGTAAAGACGGTAATCAGCACAGATAAGACTCGGAATTTTCGGGGACGAAATGAATCGGCGTGCCACCACCAGCGACGGAAACAGAACAGAACTCCGAAGAAGATAACATAGCTGAACAGGCTGGGTTGCCCATTCACCAGAACCAGTGAATTCGGGCCGACGGCATCAAACAGTGGTCTCAACCCCAGGTAATCCTCGCGAGCGGAACCGATTGTGGTCATCAGGACTTCTGTCTGCAGCAGGTAGATCACTGCGCCGACAACAGCTCCGGTGGTCAGCCAGATAATGCGGCGGGTGCTCTGATCATAAGGCTTACCTTCGGTCAGTTTCGCGACTGCTAAGACACTCCAGGCAGCAACAAGCGTCCCGCAGATTAGCAGGCAGAACGGTGCGTAGTTATATCCTCCCATGACACCTCGAGACATATCGCCCATTGCTCCCTGAAAAAAAGAACCATCGGTAAAACAGACCAGTCCCACGACGATCACCAGCGTACAGAACGCTGCTTTGATCATTGAGACCGAGAGATTGTAGAGCCGCGTCCGGTGCGAAATCGCGCGGGGAGTGCGCGGTGTTAATACACGGGAATAATACGGTTTCTGCCGTTGCTGGTTATATGTCTGCCGGCGGTGTGCTTCTGCTTTCTTTCGTTCTTCTTCTTTTTTTATGATTCGCGTCTTATCCAGATGGGATTCACGATATTGATTAAAGGTCTGCGTCTCGTGCGTCTTCTGTTTTTTATCCCATAGATTACTGATCGGCGGAGGCCCCTTCACAATCGCTGCAATTCCTTTGGTAAAAAACAGTCGCCCGAACATACCCGTCATGACAACGGCTCCACAGAAAAGCATTATGAGAGGGAGACCAAGAATAAATTGTTTAAAACCGGCCCCCTGACTGGCCATCGTGGCTCCCATCAGTCCGATGAGAAGAAACAGAATCAGCATCGGTGTCAGCGTCGGCAGAGAGTTCACTTCCCTTTTGACATACGTAGTGTCTTCGTGCCTGGAATCAACAGTCGTTTCATCATAAACGCCTGCAGGCGGACTCGGATGTACGTCAAATGAATTTTCCGGGATTTCGATTGAAGAATTCCGCTGGAAGATCGCGCGTTCAAATTCCTGTTTGAATGTTTTGATATCACCGATTCGTTTTTGAGGATCTTTTTCCAAGGCACGTCCCATGACCGCCTGCAAATGTACTGGTAAACGGCTCAGGTCTGGTTTTTCTGACAGATGCTTCATCAGAATTTCCGCCGTCGATTCCCCATCGAAGGGAACCACACCGGTGATCATTTCATAAACCATCACACCCACCGCATACACGTCGACTTCTTTGCCGTAGCGGCCGCGGGCAACTTCGGGAGCCATGTAATAGACGGTCCCTACACTTTGAGTATTCGCACTCCGCCGACTATGCGTGATGAATTTGGATAAGCCGACATCACCAATTTTAATCGTCTCTCCATCGCGGAAGACATTGGAAGGTTTCAGATCCCGATGCACGAGACCGCGGCTGTGCAGGTAAGACAATCCTTCTGAAATACCCGACAGCCAGTAGCGGACCTGTTCCATCGGCATACCCTGCGGATACTGATGAAGCGCCTTGTCCAGACCCTGACCGGAAACAAATTCCATGACCACCCAGTGGTCACCGTCCCGGTCTGTTTTGACATCGAAAATGGTCACAAGGTTGGGATGCTTCAGATTCAGGCACTGCGTCACGCCACGTAACTCAATATCCATATTCTGCTGCAGCAGCTTCAAGGCGACCTCTTTACCCGAGTCACTCAGTGCATAGTACACCTCACCAAATCCGCCCCGGTCGATGGCGCGCTTGATCGTAAATCCTTCTAAAGGTTTCGATTCTGGTGCAAAGGTGAATTTCATGTTCCATTCCATCCGTTAAACAACATGACAGTTGTACGGTTTACGATTCAACTCTCAACTATTTTTATAACGTTCTTAAAGTGTCCTTGGATCATTTTTTTCCTGAGATTACTGCCCCATCTGTTTAATCCGTTCCGGTCGACGAATGAAATAGTAAAGCAGTGCCCCTATCCCGTTTAATAAGACAATGACTAACACCCAGATAATTTTGTCATTACCGGTTGATGGTTCATATTTCACACAGTCAATCAGCATCCAGATCCAGAGTACAAATAACAGCAGGCTCAGAGCCATTGAAATTAAAAAAAACAGTAAACCAAGGAGTGACATCATAATTCCAATTTCCATCATGGCACGTATTCATTTGCGCGAGTAAAAACCCCTGTTTGAATAAAGCGATAATATCCCAGCAAAAACTAAGCTCTGAACCACTCACCAGCGAACCCGGGGTTAAAATAGATCCCCTGGAAACAGGCTCTTCATTTGTAGTAATCTTTCTTTTCCATCAATATCGCCTCTGAGTAACGTCAGGCTAATCATTACTTGTAAATTTAATGGCCAAATTCTTCGATCCGCTGAGGACGACGTATAAAGTAATAGAGTAAAGATCCTAAAATTCCGAGAAACACCATCAAAAGTATCCAGATCACTTTATCATTTCCTGTCGATGGTTCGTTTTGCAGACAATCGACAAGCATCCAGATCCATATCACCAACTGAAAGATCACGAGAGCGACAATCCCGAGGATCAGTAGTCCGAATAACATTGAATC
The sequence above is a segment of the Gimesia algae genome. Coding sequences within it:
- a CDS encoding transposase translates to MPTRSRTELSRLVDTGSRTDPTVELTDKQWSLIEDLFPWEPPAPQGGRPKAKPRACFNGIMWILRTGARWKDLPERYPPKSTCHDRLKEWSESGLFDQALERLLRALEESEILDLTETFADGTFASAKKGVNRLDRHAVAKELRL
- a CDS encoding tRNA dihydrouridine synthase; translated protein: MSVNTLQPVSLGPYQLESPLYQAALSGYSDYPMRVIASRLGAAYTLCEVMIDRMIIQSKQGKQHSMMYCHRDEFPVGGQLMGSEPEEFGPAARRLVDAGFHVIDINFGCPVKKVMSRCRGGYHLSQPEVALDIVSRVRDSVPAEIPVTLKMRRGIDDTSESADNFFEIFDGAYARGLSAITVHGRTVHQKYVGPSNWEFLKRVKQHAGEKTVIGSGDLFSPQSCLDMLRVTGVDGVSIARGAIGNPWIFQQTADLLQGKSISPPDVREQREVIAAHFELALEFYGEKKVCNTMRKFGIFYSELHPQQTEVKKAFIAVKSAANWLNVLDQWYAENAPGRFPPVEKPNPLSLETPTV
- a CDS encoding thiamine phosphate synthase, translated to MHHLLTAGAQRALIQAERIASSSAEAEPALAPLLAALALEESRAAEIMLAHQVDLALILQEFQLPLPQDPAISPLDSPDQPLEMSQALQQYPDFREVLNHAMQQASRSDIPTEIGSEHLLWGLLASAGQESEWLHRKGCLSAEKLDESINDVFRQTAEPINVDFALRTVAATTGDQTNTLRTIDAAANRLREGLRVIEDFLRFSLDDAHLMSLLKSTRHQLTDALRFIGTDALISSRDTLNDVGTSVSTTSEFDRSSLEHLLQANLKRVQEAARTLEEFSKLISSEAAAIFKQMRYASYTLEKTILTCIASQRRLENSRLYLLVSESLCHHGAGPAIRESLAAGVDLVQIREKSMTDRKLMVHGKRVREWTREAGAMLIMNDRPDLAIAIDADGVHVGQDELPVREVRQIVGPRRLIGVSTHNIEQARQAVLDGADYIGVGPTFPTATKNFAEHEYAGLDFVKQVAAEITLPWFAIGGIQADNLKQVLEAGATRVAVSSVICSHEQPGQITRELLEPFSN
- a CDS encoding transposase, translating into MICVDAQGIPLAVETESANRNEAILVEPLIAKMTLKKRHPQRLIYDKAGDSQKLRDCLAEQNIDFICPHRDIKNRKQKSQDGRKLRRYKRRWIVERTISWLHNYRRVVTRWEYHNHLYTGFVKLACLFTIIKRFSDHL
- the amt gene encoding ammonium transporter produces the protein MSHELTTNTIWVLTCTSLVFLMQAGFCCLESGLSRSKNSINVATKNIVDFFIGVFIFWLFGFGLMFGQSYGGWIGTTQFAFEDTSNAHWPTVVFLFQLVFCSTAMTISSGAVAERMRFRAYLLLAVGIGAFAYPLFGHWAWARDAAGAPAGWLGKLGFLDFAGSSVVHSVGAWSALAAVLILGPRTGRFSGNKNKQPFSSSNLPMAALGFLILWFGWFGFNGGSTLALNGEVPSIILNTILAGISGGMCALLWELIVSKQISVEKVFNGSLAGLVAITASCNAVNYPSAILIGFIAGIVMLTSLSLLENRFKIDDVVGAIPVHGFAGAWGTLAVALFADTSLFQSGASRASQLGTQALGVGVCFVWSFGSIWLFMKLVNCFMSIRVTASDEKIGLNVAEHGASTELHSLLETMIAHEKGNNQSRADVDNFTEAGIVGYQYNRVLDAQEILLSNVKDREVRYRSIMDNVMDAIITIDLEGKIEEFNRGAEYLFGYHNHEAIGQGIDLLIPPLHQKIQHEYSSGELNPQLVRAIGSRQEIVAQRNDGSTFPAELAVSSVILADREIFTGIIQDISERKDYERSLNEARKRAEAASEAKSEFLANMSHEIRTPMTAILGFTDILLNNLKKQEDIESANIVKRNGEYLIGVINDILDLSKIEARKVELEQVRVNTIELIRDIAALMQIKADLKGLKLVVSFENPIPETIVTDPTRLRQILINLLGNAIKFTENGYVELRTRTINLQDEFSQLQFDVIDTGIGISETALAQIYHPFTQADNSTTRKYGGTGLGLAISKRLVEMLGGRIHVTSSIGSGSTFTISVNTGTLEGVRLRQIDEISIKSAATECNQEISDNINNTISSSRVLVVEDGLDNQRLISFLLKKEGMHVDLADNGQLGYEKTMAALESGEPYDFVLMDMQMPVMDGYTATSKLRKAGYTGPIIALTAHAMKNDMDKCLSAGCNAYATKPVDKRKLLETIARLSAPAGPAEPTSEAANSDS